A single region of the Tursiops truncatus isolate mTurTru1 chromosome 18, mTurTru1.mat.Y, whole genome shotgun sequence genome encodes:
- the USPL1 gene encoding SUMO-specific isopeptidase USPL1 isoform X4: MESPVFALPLLLKTEPHVEKLFTYSFSWNFECSQCGHKYQNRCMKNLVTFTNVIPEWHPVNAAHFGPCNNCNNKSQIRKMVLEKVSLIFMLHFVEGLPHNDLQHYSFHSEGCLYQITSVIQYQANNHFITWILDADGSWLECDDLKGPCSERHEKFQVPASEVHIVIWERKTSQMTDKAPACCPLKKTYDQHAFGDENQVSPALCSVGDAASAEMSSGTHPTKASVAPNTLSQDEAVTFEHHLFSGLKGLVDKNISPLTCEEIQVNSEGFLLENKPVAENAGVVKTHTLQSQASLMASLVSAPGKDKLTQDQFVDLSFSSQLVNTNVPSVQLNTEDAVVTQPVNDMRATDLAQRVNSVETEGPVALEKDAPSKQSLLPRPEKLQPEQHVTSQVSDLKEKETAASSQTVTAKLSQNPFLKENQKKPFVGSWVKGLLSKGVSFMPFYVSAHSRNTVTDLQPSVKGASNFGGFKTKGTKQKGNWASREAHSCAGKPPPVSNPAPSHPSPVSTASALPADGNGDVEVLKKCENASCGAHLNHNSHGNENGVSSANRGDSVEGQIHKLRLKLLKKLKAKKKKLAALMSSPQNGTLPSENLEPMSHCGSPNDCESIEDLLKELQHQIDIADGKSGCPAVPGVSSYSSQTHEEILAELLSPTTVVSTELSENEEADFRYLEMGDNHIPAPVPNELNSIPQNIHLRQDHNYCSPTKKNQCKVQPDSLTNNAYVTTLNSENSMKTDIFDEFFSTSALNSLASDTLDFPHFDDYLFENC; the protein is encoded by the exons gTGTATGAAGAATCTGGTCACCTTTACAAATGTCATCCCTGAGTGGCACCCAGTTAATGCTGCCCATTTTGGTCCATGTAACAATTGCAACAATAAgtcacagataagaaaaatggTATTAGAAAA AGTATCTCTCATATTCATGTTGCACTTTGTGGAAGGTTTACCGCATAATGACTTGCAGCACTATTCATTTCATTCTGAAGGCTGTCTTTATCAAATAACTTCTGTAATTCAGTACCAAgcaaataatcattttataacATGGATTTTAGATGCTGATG gAAGTTGGCTGGAATGTGATGACTTAAAAGGCCCATGTTCTGAAAGGCATGAGAAATTTCAAGTTCCTGCTTCAGAGGTACATATTGTtatctgggaaagaaaaacatcCCAAATGACAGATAAAGCACCTGCCTGCTGCCCACTTAAAAAGACTTATGATCAGCACGCTTTCGGAGATGAGAATCAAGTCTCGCCAGCACTGTGTTCTGTAGGTGATGCTGCCTCAGCTGAAATGTCCTCAGGAACTCACCCCACAAAAGCGTCAGTTGCTCCTAATACTCTTTCACAGGATGAAGCCGTAACTTTTGAACATCATTTATTTTCAGGTCTGAAAGGTTTGGTCGACAAGAATATTTCACCTTTGACATGTGAAGAAATACAGGTTAACTCTGAAggttttttattagaaaataaaccTGTGGCAGAGAACGCAGGGGTCGTCAAAACACATACTTTGCAATCGCAGGCGTCACTAATGGCTTCTTTAGTATCGGCTCCAGGCAAGGACAAGCTTACCCAAGACCAGTTTGTGGATTTAAGCTTTTCATCTCAGCTTGTAAATACAAACGTGCCGTCAGTACAGCTGAATACAGAAGATGCTGTCGTTACTCAGCCTGTGAATGATATGCGTGCTACGGACCTTGCACAGAGAGTAAACTCAGTAGAAACTGAGGGTCCAGTTGCCCTAGAGAAGGATGCTCCATCGAAACAGTCTCTTTTACCAAGACCTGAGAAATTACAACCAGAACAACATGTTACATCTCAGGTGTCTgatttgaaggaaaaagaaactgcaGCGTCTTCTCAAACCGTAACAGCTAAGCTGTCACAGAATCCATTTctgaaggaaaatcagaaaaaaccATTTGTGGGAAGTTGGGTTAAAGGCTTATTAAGCAAGGGTGTTTCTTTTATGCCGTTTTATGTTTCAGCTCATAGTAGAAACACTGTGACTGATTTGCAGCCTTCAGTTAAGGGGGCAAGTAATTTTGGTGGCTTTAAAACTAAAGGTACAAAACAAAAGGGTAACTGGGCATCCAGGGAAGCTCACAGCTGTGCAGGTAAGCCTCCTCCAGTTAGCAACCCTGCACCAAGCCATCCATCACCAGTTAGCACAGCTTCTGCTCTCCCTGCTGATGGTAATGGTGATGTGGAAGTTTTGAAGAAATGTGAAAATGCCTCATGTGGAGCTCACCTCAACCACAATTCTCATGGAAATGAAAATGGTGTTTCTTCAGCAAACCGTGGAGACTCAGTTGAGGGTCAGATTCATAAACTTCGTCTAAAACTTCTTAAAAAACTtaaggcaaaaaagaagaaattagctGCTCTTATGTCTTCCCCCCAAAATGGAACACTTCCAAGTGAAAATTTAGAACCTATGTCCCATTGTGGATCTCCAAATGACTGTGAATCAATTGAAGACTTGCTAAAAGAACTACAACATCAAATTGATATTGCCGATGGTAAATCTGGATGCCCTGCAGTTCCTGGCGTTTCCTCATACAGTAGTCAAACTCATGAAGAAATTTTAGCAGAATTACTGTCCCCTACAACGGTTGTTTCAACAGAGCTCTCAGAAAATGAGGAGGCTGACTTTAGGTACTTAGAAATGGGAGATAATCATATCCCAGCACCAGTACCTAATGAATTAAACAGTATTCCCCAAAACATTCATCTGAGACAGGACCATAATTACTGCAGCCCCACTAAGAAAAATCAATGCAAAGTTCAGCCAGACTCACTCACAAATAATGCCTATGTTACAACATTGAACTCGGAAAATTCCATGAAGACTGatatttttgatgaatttttttctacttcagcGTTAAATTCTTTAGCAAGTGACACGTTAGACTTCCCTCATTTTGATGACTATCTGTTTGAGAATTGTTGA